One Bacillota bacterium genomic region harbors:
- a CDS encoding stalk domain-containing protein codes for MKGLKRFPAVLFAAVMIIGLWSAAAWAAPAAPTNLEGCGESTVAIGICWTDNSSDELGFRIERSTDGTTFTEIATVGPGAWAFEDVPLPECTTYWYRIRAYNASGDSGYSNVANAHTIGACRPAPPSELTMTGSTAGTISLAWRDNSSNENAFCIYRSGDGILFTEVGSVGANVTAYTDSGLSPATMYWYKIIGRNDWGDGNYSNVVNVTTLAGAPPAGGIPAAPTGLAATSLSSSSIRVTWFDGSTDETGFRVKRAGAAAHGSYADFATITTLAADTTSYTDTGLAAATEYWYIVEAFNAGGYAYGSAASATTLSGTSPPPEAPPGEVPPASTPVGGIPAPTSLTAQALSGKLVRLTWVDNASSETGIIIERKTGSGAYALVTKVGANTTSYEDNGVSSNTAYCYKLKAYNAEAFSTYSNESCVTTPAAGEVVVPPSSGTVAVISFYVGKTSYCNRDNWRDMDTAPTIRDGRTFLPIRYVTDALGASLDWNSKENKVTIKLSGKVIELWIGKNQATVNGEKKLIDSGNKNVMPFIQPPGRTMLPLRFISENLGCSVDWNAASHEARVTYTPATG; via the coding sequence GTGAAAGGGTTGAAACGATTCCCGGCGGTGTTATTCGCGGCGGTTATGATTATCGGGCTGTGGAGCGCCGCGGCGTGGGCGGCCCCGGCGGCGCCGACGAACCTGGAGGGGTGCGGAGAATCTACAGTCGCAATCGGTATTTGTTGGACGGACAATTCTTCCGACGAACTGGGCTTCAGAATCGAACGCTCTACCGACGGAACGACCTTTACGGAAATAGCGACGGTCGGCCCCGGCGCTTGGGCATTTGAAGATGTTCCTCTCCCGGAATGCACCACTTACTGGTACAGGATAAGAGCTTATAACGCCAGCGGCGACTCTGGTTACTCCAATGTAGCCAACGCCCACACCATTGGCGCGTGCCGCCCTGCGCCACCGTCGGAGTTGACAATGACGGGCTCCACGGCCGGCACGATCAGCCTGGCGTGGCGTGACAATTCCTCCAATGAAAACGCTTTCTGCATATACAGGTCTGGAGACGGTATATTGTTCACGGAAGTGGGCTCCGTCGGCGCCAACGTCACCGCTTATACCGATTCCGGGCTGTCTCCTGCAACCATGTACTGGTATAAGATAATAGGACGAAACGACTGGGGTGACGGGAATTATTCAAACGTCGTTAACGTAACCACGCTGGCCGGAGCGCCTCCCGCGGGCGGGATTCCCGCAGCGCCGACAGGCCTGGCGGCAACCTCTCTCTCAAGTTCGTCAATAAGAGTCACCTGGTTCGACGGCTCGACGGACGAGACCGGGTTCCGGGTAAAACGCGCCGGAGCGGCGGCCCACGGCAGCTATGCGGATTTCGCTACAATCACCACGCTGGCGGCCGATACAACCAGTTATACCGATACCGGTCTGGCCGCGGCAACGGAATACTGGTATATAGTTGAGGCGTTCAACGCCGGCGGGTATGCGTATGGTTCGGCTGCAAGCGCTACGACCCTGAGCGGCACGAGTCCTCCTCCCGAAGCCCCGCCCGGGGAGGTTCCGCCCGCATCCACCCCCGTCGGCGGCATCCCCGCACCGACGTCCCTGACCGCCCAGGCGCTTTCGGGCAAGCTTGTCAGACTCACGTGGGTTGATAACGCCTCCAGCGAAACAGGTATTATTATCGAGAGAAAGACGGGAAGCGGCGCTTATGCGCTTGTCACCAAAGTGGGGGCGAACACCACCAGCTATGAGGACAACGGCGTATCGTCGAACACTGCTTACTGTTACAAACTGAAAGCTTATAACGCCGAAGCTTTTTCCACGTATTCCAACGAATCGTGCGTGACGACGCCCGCCGCCGGCGAGGTTGTCGTTCCACCCTCCTCGGGTACGGTCGCGGTAATATCTTTCTATGTAGGCAAAACGTCTTATTGCAACCGCGATAACTGGCGTGATATGGACACAGCCCCGACTATCAGGGACGGAAGGACCTTTTTGCCGATAAGATACGTAACGGACGCGCTCGGCGCATCCTTGGATTGGAACAGCAAAGAGAACAAGGTTACGATAAAACTTTCGGGCAAGGTCATTGAACTGTGGATCGGCAAAAACCAGGCTACGGTTAACGGTGAGAAAAAGCTGATCGATTCCGGCAACAAAAACGTTATGCCGTTTATCCAGCCCCCCGGGCGGACCATGCTGCCGCTGCGCTTTATTTCGGAAAACCTGGGGTGTAGCGTGGACTGGAATGCAGCGTCGCACGAAGCGAGGGTGACATATACGCCGGCTACCGGTTAA
- a CDS encoding DUF3795 domain-containing protein: MPLTKIGCCAAYCGTCRELTEGRCRGCKSGYDTGVRDLAKARCRMKVCCIGKLGAQRTCADCPDYLSCGIIQGFYGKKGHKYKKYRESAEFIRSRGYGPFLQIAAQWKRPYGKFHG, translated from the coding sequence ATGCCGTTGACCAAGATCGGGTGCTGCGCCGCGTATTGCGGCACGTGCCGCGAGCTTACGGAGGGCAGGTGCAGGGGCTGCAAGTCGGGTTACGACACCGGCGTAAGGGACCTCGCCAAGGCCAGGTGCAGAATGAAGGTCTGCTGTATCGGAAAACTCGGCGCCCAACGCACTTGCGCCGACTGTCCCGACTATCTCTCGTGCGGCATCATCCAGGGTTTTTACGGCAAGAAAGGTCACAAATATAAAAAGTACAGGGAATCCGCGGAGTTTATCAGAAGCCGCGGGTACGGGCCTTTTCTGCAGATCGCGGCCCAGTGGAAAAGGCCGTATGGAAAGTTTCACGGCTGA
- the ectB gene encoding diaminobutyrate--2-oxoglutarate transaminase, which produces MKIFEQLESQVRSYCRSFPTVFNKAMGYKLWDVEGREYIDFFAGAGALNYGHNNPRMKEKVLEYIANDGIVHGLDMATKAKERLIKRFNEVILEPRKMSYKLMFPGPTGTNAVESALKLARKFTGRELVFSFTNAFHGMTLGSLAVTGNSFKRRGAGLPLHDSVFMPFDNYFGPDVDTAGYIENFLENNGSGVSLPAAIILETVQGEGGLNTAGSEWLRRIERICRDRNILLIVDDIQAGCGRTGTFFSFEPAGIMPDIICLSKSLSGFGLPLSINLIKPEIDIWDPGEHNGTFRGNNLAFITATEALKFWENDSFSQDILGKGTKIRRFLEEIVKDHPEIQGEVRGRGLMQGIACGVPGLADEICAASFKRNLIMETSGPDSEVMKLMPPLIIDETGLEDGFNIIEHSIRELTRVDVGNTYKDSAAQSEEVRA; this is translated from the coding sequence ATGAAGATATTCGAGCAACTGGAATCTCAAGTTCGAAGTTACTGTAGAAGCTTTCCCACCGTTTTTAACAAAGCCATGGGTTACAAGCTTTGGGACGTGGAAGGACGGGAGTATATCGATTTCTTTGCCGGCGCCGGGGCGCTGAATTACGGACACAATAACCCCCGGATGAAGGAAAAAGTCCTGGAGTATATAGCGAATGACGGTATTGTTCACGGTCTTGACATGGCAACCAAAGCGAAGGAAAGGCTTATCAAACGTTTCAATGAAGTAATTCTCGAACCGCGTAAAATGAGTTATAAACTCATGTTTCCGGGCCCGACGGGCACCAACGCCGTGGAAAGCGCTCTTAAACTGGCGCGCAAATTCACCGGCAGGGAATTGGTTTTCAGCTTCACCAACGCCTTCCACGGCATGACGCTCGGTTCTCTGGCGGTTACCGGGAATTCGTTCAAGCGGCGGGGCGCGGGGCTGCCCCTGCATGACAGCGTGTTTATGCCGTTCGATAATTACTTCGGTCCGGATGTAGACACGGCGGGTTACATCGAAAATTTCTTAGAAAACAACGGCAGCGGAGTCTCTCTTCCCGCCGCGATAATTTTGGAGACCGTGCAGGGAGAGGGAGGCCTTAATACGGCCGGTTCCGAGTGGCTCAGGAGAATTGAGCGGATCTGCCGCGACAGGAACATCCTGCTGATCGTTGACGATATACAGGCCGGTTGCGGGCGCACCGGTACCTTTTTCAGTTTTGAGCCTGCCGGTATCATGCCGGATATAATCTGCCTCTCAAAGTCGCTAAGCGGTTTCGGGCTTCCCCTATCGATCAACCTCATAAAACCGGAAATCGACATATGGGATCCCGGCGAACATAACGGCACCTTCCGCGGCAACAACCTTGCTTTTATTACCGCGACGGAGGCGTTGAAATTCTGGGAGAATGATTCCTTCAGCCAGGATATACTGGGAAAGGGAACGAAAATCCGGCGGTTCCTTGAGGAAATCGTGAAGGACCATCCCGAAATCCAGGGGGAGGTTCGCGGCAGAGGCCTGATGCAGGGGATCGCATGCGGTGTTCCCGGTCTTGCGGATGAAATCTGCGCCGCTTCTTTTAAGCGCAACCTGATTATGGAGACTTCGGGTCCGGACAGTGAAGTCATGAAGCTTATGCCTCCCCTTATCATTGATGAAACAGGACTGGAAGATGGGTTTAATATCATTGAACACAGCATCCGGGAACTTACACGGGTGGATGTGGGCAATACGTACAAGGATTCCGCGGCTCAGAGCGAAGAAGTCCGGGCGTAA
- a CDS encoding S8 family serine peptidase — protein sequence MKKGLVLMAAMVLAAALVLVSGSAVIAATAQQAAGTGERFIVVMDSNVDKQTAKEYVREKGGDVLSEYNIIPAMTVRLESDKIHGLKGLKGVKAVGIDGRIHAADNELTNSWGVAHIGAGAVHDYNKGQGVKVFILDTGMDYNHPDLNDNYAGGYDFVNDDADPMDDNGHGTHVAGIIAAEDNGSGVVGVAPASSIYAFKVMDAGNGGSWSSVLSALDRIYGDVISGEKIVVNMSFASDSDAPGIHEAVQALYEAGAVLAAAAGNTGNSEGTGDNVAYPARYPEVIAVGATDKADVRASFSGTGVQLELSAPGVDVISCYPGGGYAYGSGTSMAAPHVAGTAALALANGTLTDLDGDGSTGGKDLRLLLTQTADDLGVAGRDTLYGYGLVDADEAAPPVVIPNGAISGTVTDTADNPIAGANVSDGTRTVVSGIDGTYLITDVPPGDYTVTASATGYHSASYTAAVSAGETFVLDFRLSPVQNGALTGTVTDGTGPIAGAAIDLTATGAIPYTRSAVTDENGNYSISDLPPGEYNVTASADDFQEASTIVTVTEGQSTVADFILNPLPPVQTVKVLSITYSTEGRKDRDLVVTANIVDSLGQPVTGASVDITVFRRDKQFYRGTAVTGTDGNAVFDPGHAPKGAYTTTVNAVEAEGCVWDGGTPDNSWVK from the coding sequence TTGAAAAAAGGCCTTGTTCTGATGGCAGCGATGGTTCTTGCGGCTGCTCTCGTTTTAGTGTCCGGCTCGGCGGTAATCGCTGCGACGGCGCAGCAGGCGGCGGGTACAGGTGAAAGGTTTATTGTCGTCATGGATAGCAACGTGGACAAACAGACCGCAAAAGAATACGTCCGCGAAAAAGGAGGGGACGTGCTTTCCGAGTACAACATCATTCCGGCCATGACCGTGCGGCTCGAATCGGACAAGATCCACGGCCTTAAAGGACTCAAAGGGGTTAAGGCGGTCGGAATAGACGGAAGGATCCATGCCGCCGACAACGAGTTGACCAACTCCTGGGGAGTGGCCCATATCGGCGCAGGCGCCGTTCACGACTATAACAAGGGACAGGGAGTAAAGGTGTTTATTCTCGATACAGGCATGGACTATAACCATCCCGACCTGAACGACAACTACGCCGGCGGATACGATTTTGTCAACGATGACGCCGATCCGATGGACGACAACGGCCACGGCACTCACGTCGCGGGCATCATCGCCGCGGAGGACAACGGTTCCGGAGTTGTCGGCGTCGCTCCCGCGTCTTCCATATATGCCTTCAAGGTGATGGACGCCGGCAACGGAGGTTCATGGAGCAGCGTTCTCAGTGCTCTGGACCGTATTTACGGCGATGTTATCAGCGGTGAAAAAATCGTGGTCAATATGAGTTTTGCGAGCGACAGCGACGCGCCCGGCATTCACGAGGCCGTTCAGGCGCTTTACGAAGCCGGCGCGGTGTTGGCGGCTGCGGCGGGTAACACGGGGAATTCCGAGGGAACCGGCGATAACGTCGCATACCCGGCCCGTTACCCTGAGGTAATCGCCGTCGGCGCCACCGACAAGGCAGATGTTCGCGCTTCCTTCTCCGGCACCGGCGTGCAGCTCGAGCTTTCGGCGCCGGGTGTGGATGTCATATCATGCTATCCCGGCGGGGGCTACGCGTACGGCAGCGGAACATCGATGGCCGCGCCGCACGTGGCCGGGACGGCGGCGCTGGCGCTGGCCAACGGCACCTTGACCGACCTTGACGGCGACGGTTCTACCGGCGGTAAGGACTTGCGGTTGCTGCTCACTCAGACCGCGGACGATCTCGGCGTCGCCGGAAGGGACACCCTCTACGGATACGGTCTGGTCGACGCCGACGAAGCCGCGCCGCCCGTGGTGATTCCCAACGGCGCCATAAGCGGAACGGTAACCGATACCGCCGACAACCCCATTGCCGGCGCTAACGTCAGCGACGGCACCCGAACCGTTGTTTCCGGTATTGACGGAACATACTTGATCACGGACGTTCCCCCCGGCGATTATACCGTAACCGCCTCGGCAACCGGTTATCACAGCGCCTCTTATACGGCGGCGGTTTCCGCCGGCGAAACCTTCGTACTCGACTTTCGGCTTTCTCCGGTTCAAAACGGCGCCCTAACAGGCACGGTAACGGACGGCACCGGTCCCATCGCGGGCGCCGCCATCGACCTCACGGCTACCGGCGCCATCCCGTACACCCGCAGCGCCGTTACTGATGAAAACGGCAACTACAGCATTTCCGACCTGCCTCCCGGTGAATACAATGTTACCGCCTCGGCGGACGATTTCCAGGAAGCTTCAACGATTGTGACGGTAACCGAGGGCCAAAGCACTGTGGCCGATTTTATTCTGAACCCGCTGCCGCCTGTGCAAACGGTCAAGGTGTTGTCGATCACGTATTCCACCGAAGGCCGTAAAGACCGGGACCTGGTCGTTACCGCCAACATCGTCGACAGCCTTGGACAACCCGTTACTGGCGCGTCGGTAGACATAACGGTGTTCCGCAGAGACAAACAGTTTTATAGGGGAACAGCCGTTACCGGAACGGACGGAAACGCCGTTTTCGACCCGGGACACGCCCCTAAAGGCGCTTACACCACCACGGTTAACGCCGTTGAAGCGGAAGGCTGCGTCTGGGACGGCGGCACACCGGATAATTCGTGGGTTAAATGA
- a CDS encoding diacylglycerol kinase family protein, with translation MKNKPFEFTARMRSVRYALRGIWTMVRTQQNAWLHALATAVVVTAGIFFNITREEWNWVILAIMAVWTAEALNTAFEFLADATNPTFHPLIGKAKDVAAGAVLIAVIGSVAIGCIIFGPHIIGLVR, from the coding sequence ATGAAAAACAAGCCGTTTGAGTTCACCGCCAGGATGAGAAGTGTCAGATACGCATTGCGCGGGATATGGACGATGGTCCGGACCCAGCAAAACGCGTGGCTTCATGCCCTTGCCACGGCGGTTGTGGTAACGGCGGGCATCTTCTTTAATATCACAAGAGAAGAATGGAACTGGGTCATCCTTGCGATCATGGCCGTATGGACCGCCGAAGCCTTGAATACAGCCTTTGAATTCCTTGCCGATGCGACAAACCCGACGTTTCACCCGCTGATCGGAAAAGCCAAGGATGTGGCCGCCGGGGCCGTGCTGATTGCCGTGATCGGCTCGGTGGCTATCGGGTGCATTATCTTTGGGCCGCATATAATTGGATTGGTAAGATGA
- a CDS encoding S8 family peptidase, which translates to MRKKGPTVLTAVIFMALLVLALGTAVSSIAGQDAPADKFIVILDNDSSKNAVKNFVREKGGDVLSEFSIVPGMSVRMGQDKLPGLKALKGVKEIGLDGKIYAADAELDDSWGVKRIGAGAVHDAGNKGQGIKIAVIDSGIDYNHPDLDTNYAGGYDFVNNDNDPMDDLGHGTHVAGIVAAEDNDAGVVGVAPEASLYAYKVLGADGSGEWSDLIRALEAACDLCAGGQKVVVNMSVSAKKDAPGVHDAVKAAYEAGAVLVAAAGNSGNRAGAGDSIEYPARYEEVIAVAATDNTDTRAFFSSTGPQLELSAPGMDILSCIPGGDYIAASGTSMASPHVTGTAALFLADSSLADLNGDGVVNNVDVRMRLRQTADDLGRPGWDIQYGFGLVDADEAVFLPDTVMVSDVSYSTAGRKDKDLIITVALLDNLAHPVPLASVSVKVSLDGADYYSGTGITGSDGKTAFKIRNAPGGVYTTTATAVNAPGLTWDGNTPYNSYTK; encoded by the coding sequence TTGAGAAAGAAAGGGCCGACTGTTTTAACCGCGGTTATTTTTATGGCACTTCTTGTTTTGGCGCTCGGAACCGCCGTTTCTTCCATAGCCGGACAAGATGCGCCCGCAGACAAGTTCATCGTCATCCTTGACAACGACTCGTCGAAGAATGCTGTTAAAAATTTCGTAAGAGAAAAAGGCGGGGACGTCCTTTCGGAGTTCAGTATTGTGCCGGGAATGTCCGTGCGCATGGGTCAGGACAAGCTTCCCGGCTTGAAAGCGCTGAAAGGTGTCAAGGAGATAGGGCTCGACGGAAAGATCTACGCCGCCGATGCCGAACTGGACGACTCCTGGGGCGTGAAACGGATCGGCGCAGGCGCCGTTCATGACGCCGGCAATAAAGGACAGGGTATAAAGATAGCCGTCATTGACAGCGGTATTGATTACAATCACCCGGACCTTGATACGAATTACGCGGGCGGTTATGATTTCGTTAACAACGACAATGATCCTATGGACGATCTCGGTCACGGCACGCACGTGGCGGGAATTGTCGCCGCCGAGGATAATGATGCGGGAGTTGTCGGCGTTGCCCCGGAGGCGTCTTTGTATGCATACAAGGTGCTCGGCGCCGACGGCTCGGGGGAATGGAGCGACCTTATCAGGGCTTTGGAAGCGGCTTGTGACTTGTGCGCCGGCGGCCAAAAGGTCGTGGTTAACATGAGCGTGTCGGCTAAAAAGGATGCCCCCGGCGTTCATGATGCCGTTAAGGCGGCATACGAAGCCGGAGCGGTGCTGGTGGCAGCCGCGGGTAACTCGGGGAATCGCGCGGGCGCCGGGGACAGTATAGAGTACCCCGCCCGCTATGAAGAGGTAATCGCCGTCGCGGCAACGGACAACACGGATACCCGCGCCTTCTTTTCCAGCACCGGGCCACAATTGGAGCTTTCCGCTCCGGGTATGGACATTCTTTCCTGCATTCCGGGCGGTGACTACATTGCCGCTTCCGGTACCTCCATGGCTTCGCCCCATGTTACCGGTACCGCCGCCCTTTTTCTGGCCGACAGCTCTCTTGCGGATTTGAACGGCGACGGTGTCGTCAACAACGTCGATGTACGGATGCGTTTGCGTCAAACCGCCGACGACCTGGGACGACCCGGTTGGGACATCCAATATGGGTTCGGACTGGTTGACGCCGACGAAGCGGTGTTTTTACCCGATACCGTCATGGTATCCGACGTTTCTTATTCCACTGCCGGCAGGAAAGATAAAGACCTTATCATCACCGTCGCCCTTTTAGACAACCTTGCTCATCCGGTTCCCTTAGCTTCCGTATCGGTCAAGGTCTCACTCGACGGCGCCGATTACTATTCCGGGACCGGGATAACGGGCTCCGACGGGAAAACGGCGTTTAAGATCAGAAACGCCCCGGGAGGCGTCTATACAACGACGGCGACAGCCGTCAACGCGCCCGGTCTGACCTGGGACGGAAACACACCTTATAACTCGTATACGAAGTAG
- a CDS encoding H-type small acid-soluble spore protein: MDFDRAQQIVESKGIINVLFNGSPVWIESLDAANNEATVSPLDGSRSHVQVPLVKLVESPSPLQM; the protein is encoded by the coding sequence ATGGACTTTGACAGAGCCCAACAAATTGTTGAGTCCAAAGGCATTATCAACGTTCTGTTTAACGGGTCGCCCGTTTGGATAGAAAGCCTGGACGCCGCGAACAACGAGGCGACGGTAAGCCCGCTCGACGGCTCGCGGAGTCACGTGCAGGTGCCTTTGGTCAAGCTTGTGGAGTCCCCTTCCCCCCTGCAAATGTAA
- the ectA gene encoding diaminobutyrate acetyltransferase, with amino-acid sequence MIEEQTSQTDPIHDRNYSGKSGPSRGEQRLSVLSGQIRFRQPREEDGPGIWQLVRSTGVLDLNSAYSYMMLCKYFSGTCVAAEHDNEIIGFLSAFKPPGRPDEIFVWQVGVAPSQHRKGMGSTMLQVLLKRKECAGVRFLVTTITPSNIPSQSLFRKLARNVGARCEVEECFPADLFPGSNHEAELMYRIGPITSASIYEREAIR; translated from the coding sequence ATGATTGAAGAACAGACCAGCCAAACGGACCCTATACACGATCGGAATTACAGCGGCAAAAGCGGTCCTTCACGCGGGGAGCAGAGGCTGTCGGTTCTCTCGGGACAAATCCGGTTCCGCCAGCCCCGGGAGGAAGACGGACCGGGAATTTGGCAACTGGTGAGGAGCACGGGCGTACTTGATTTAAACTCTGCCTACAGCTACATGATGCTGTGCAAGTATTTCTCAGGCACATGTGTTGCGGCGGAGCATGATAATGAGATAATTGGGTTTTTATCCGCCTTTAAGCCGCCGGGCCGTCCTGATGAGATATTTGTCTGGCAGGTGGGGGTTGCCCCGTCTCAACACCGGAAGGGCATGGGAAGCACCATGCTGCAGGTTCTGCTGAAAAGGAAGGAATGTGCGGGCGTTCGTTTCCTTGTAACCACCATCACCCCGTCGAACATACCCTCCCAGTCATTGTTCCGTAAGCTGGCCCGTAACGTCGGCGCGCGTTGCGAGGTGGAAGAGTGCTTTCCCGCCGACCTATTCCCCGGGAGCAACCACGAAGCAGAGCTAATGTACCGCATCGGCCCCATTACAAGTGCATCAATATACGAAAGAGAGGCGATTCGATGA
- a CDS encoding ectoine synthase yields the protein MIVKHLEEITGTENDVIAENWRSRRILLKQDGMGFSFHDTIIRTGTETMIWYKNHLEAVYCISGRGEVEVISDGRVYPITPGTLYALNGHEKHYLRAQTDLRLVCVFNPPCTGGEKHDEDGSYPLLKN from the coding sequence ATGATTGTCAAGCATTTGGAAGAGATCACCGGCACGGAGAATGACGTTATCGCTGAAAACTGGAGAAGCCGCCGGATTCTTTTAAAACAGGACGGGATGGGGTTCTCTTTTCACGACACCATAATCCGCACCGGCACTGAAACGATGATATGGTACAAGAACCATCTGGAAGCGGTATACTGTATTTCGGGCCGGGGGGAGGTGGAGGTTATTTCTGACGGGCGCGTCTACCCGATTACACCGGGTACCCTTTACGCGCTGAACGGACACGAAAAACATTATCTGCGCGCACAAACCGATCTTCGTCTGGTTTGTGTGTTTAATCCGCCATGCACGGGCGGGGAGAAACACGACGAAGACGGGTCTTATCCTCTATTGAAGAATTAA